The following is a genomic window from Pyxidicoccus trucidator.
CGTAGTAGGCGTCCACGGCCGCCGTCTCGCCGTTGGCGCTGGCAGCACCGGCGCCAGGCGAGAAGAGCTGCCCGTTGCCGAAGCTCGTGTCGGGGCTCCCGTAGTCCGCGTAGGAGAGGGTCCGGCCGCCGGGCGTCGGGTACGCGTACTGGTACTCGTTGCCGCGGGGGTCCTCGAGCCAGTGCGGGGGCGAGTCGGTGCTCACGTAGAGGACGGAAAAGGGGAAGGTGCCCGCGTAGTAGCCGTAGCCGGTCCCCTTCTTGTAGGTGTTGCGCCACTGGTTGACTTCGAGCGAGTCCCGCCGCAGCACCCGTCCTGAGCGGGCGTCCACCCGCGCCATCCAGCCCCGCTCGTCTCCGGGCTCACCGGTGGACAGCTGCACCCGGTAGATGAGCGTCAGGTCCGTCACCACCCGCTCGAAGTGCGCGGCGTTGAGGCGCCCGGAGGCGGGGGCGTCCGGCCTGCGCCGGCGCTCCTCGCGCGGAACGAGCACCAGCCGGGTGGCCTCCACGCGCCCGGACGGGTCCTTCAGCTCCGCCAGGGCGGCGGCCTCTGCCTGGGCCTGGGTGATGTGGGGCTTCGTCTCGGGGTGTCCGGCCGGCGCGAAGCGGGCGTTGGTGAGGTGCGTCACCCCGTGCGCCGTCTTCGCCTCCAGGCCCCAGATGGGCACGCCCTGGAAGTGCAGCTCGTGCCGGTTCTCCGCTTCATCCTGCGCGGGGACCAGCGCTGCCTCCCGGAGGTCGAAGCCCTGCGCCTTGGCGAGATGCTCGGCCTGGACCTGGGCCGTGGACTTCTCGCGCTCCACGGACTCCACCTGCGCGGGCTCACCACACCCCGCGCACACGACGACAACGCTGCTCAGCAGCCACCTGCGAAACGACATGGGAACTTCCCCCTCTATTCTGGCCATACCGGCCAGCCCACCATTGTCGTGAGGAGGAAGAAAAAGGTTCCGCGCCGCGAGGCGTCAGCTCGCGGGCTGTGCCGTGGGTGGCACCACCGCGGAGGTCGGCTGTGACTCCGCGTCCGGCAGCTCATCTTCCAGGTTGCGGATGTGCGGGTTCTGCCAGGCGGCGATGGCCTGGACGACCAGCACCACGCCCAGGGACGCGAGCAGCAGCGCGATGCCACGCCCGGTGCCCGTCCCCACCACGCGGCCCACCGTGTTCGCGAGCGCCCCGCCCGGCGCCATCCAGGGCTCGAAGAAGGCATCGGAGAGCACGCCCGCCAGCAGCGAGGCCACCGGCGCGCCGAGGAGATTGACCATGCGCCGCAGCGAGAACACGCGGCCCTGGACGTCCGGCGGCACCTTCTGCTGCCAGAGGGTCTGCGCGCAGCTCGACAGGATGGGGACGTTGAAGAGGAACAGCGCCGCGGCCAGCCCCACCAGCCACGGGCGCGGCTGGAGCACCGCGAGCATCAGCGGCAGGCCCGCCAGCAGCACGAAGCCGAGCACGCCCTGGATGCGGCGCTTCGGCCCGCCCCACACGCCCATGGCGATGCCGCCGAACAGCATCCCCAGGCCGGACACGGACATCACCCGGCCCAGCGTCGCGGCGTCCGTGAAGCTCAGGATGAGCGGGGTGATGAGCACCATCACCATGCCCATGGCCACGTTGACCATCGCCAGCGTCCACATCAGCCCGAACAGCCCCGGCCGCGAGCGGATGAAGCTCCAGCCCAGGCCCATCTCCTTCCACAGCGAGCCACGCGCCGCGGCGCCCTCGGCCGACACGGGCGGCTTCGGGAAGCGCACCATCAGCAGCGTCACCATGGAGAAGGCGAAGGTGGCCAGGTCCATCAGGACGATGCCCTCCAGGCCCACCTTCAGGAGCAGCACGCCCGCGAGCACCGGGGACACGAGCTGCCCCACGCCCGAGGCCAGCTCCACGAAGCCGTTGGCCCGCGCGAGGTGCTGCTTCGGCACCATCAGCGTGGTGCTCGCCTGGAAGGCCGGCCAGCGGAAGGCGCTGAACAACGCGCCGAGGATGATGGGCCCGTAGAAGTGCCAGGGCTCGAGCGTCCACATCCCCGCGTTGCTGGCCTGGAGCAGGCCGAAGATGCACAGCGTGGCGACGCCGGACCCGAGGTCGCTCAGCAGCATCACCTTGCGCCTGTCCCAGCGGTCCACCAGCGTGCCCGCCAGCGGGGACAGCAGCGCCATGGGCAGCAGGTAGAAGAACGTGAGCAGCGAGAACTGCGTGACGGAGCCGGAGCGCTTGTAGATCTCGATGCCGAGCGCGAAGTGCGTCACGCCCGAGCCGATGAGCGAGGCCACCTGGCCGAGCCAGGTGAGGCCGAACGCGCGCGCCGAGCTGGGAACCGCGGTCTGTGTCGATGAGGTCATTGGAGGAAGTCAGGTGAAGGGTGGGGCGCCTGGGGGCTCAGCCTGGCCGGCGCCGGGATTCGGTGTCGCTCGCGTGGGTCCGGGCACGTTCCAGCAGCGCGGCCAGGGCCGTCGCGAGTCGCTCCACGTAGGGAGCGCTCAAGAGGGAGTGGTGGTCTCCGGGCATCGTCAGGACGTCCACGTGCTCGGCCAGCGTGTCCCAGCCTCGCGCGGGGCCATGCTCGTCCAGGCCCTGAGTGTCCGCGCCCAGCAGCAGTGTGACGGTGCCGGCCTGTGGCTTCAGGGTGTGCGCGTGGAGCGCGCCCAGGTTGGCGGTGAAGACGCGCTCCAGCGCGGCCCGCTGCTCCGGGGACAGGCCCACGGCCTGCGCGGGCTCCGCGTCGAAGAGGCCCGCCAGCGCCGAGGCGTCTGGCAGCGGCTCGCCCTTGGCGTAGGAGGTGGGGCTCGGCTCGATGAGTGCCACCACGTCCACCTCCTCGCCGCGCAGGCGTAGCACGCGCGCCATCTCGAATGCGATGACCGCGCCGAGCGACCAGCCTCCCAGCCGGTACGGGCCGTGCGGCTGCACGGTGCGGAGGGCCTCGATGTAGAAGTAGGCCATCTCCAGGATGGACTCCAGCGGAGGCTCCGCGCCGTCCAGGCCCTGCGCCTCCAGCCCGTAGAGGGGCTGCCGGGGACCGAGCTGACGCGCCAGCTCCGCGAAGCCGAGGACACCGCCGCCCACCGGGTGCACGAGGAAGAACGGCGGCAGGTCTCCGCCCGGCTGGATGGGGACCAGTGGAATCCACGGCGCGGGCTCGCGCCGGGCGAGGGCGGCGAGCTGCTCCACCGTGGAGGCCTGGAACAGCGCCGCCAGGGGCAGCGTGCGTCCGGTCCGCTCGCGGAGCAGGCCCATGAGGCGCACCGCGAGCAGCGAGTGGCCGCCGAGCGTGAAGAAGTCGTCGTGGATGCCCACCGAGCGCGCTCCCAGCACCTCCTCGAACAGCCGCGCCACGGCCAGCTCCAGCGAGTCGCGCGGGGCGACGTGCGCCACGCCCGAGCCTTCCTGCCTCGGCGCCGGCAGCGCCCTCCGGTTCACCTTGCCGTTCGGCGTCAGCGGCAGCGCCTCCAGGACGACGAAGGCCGACGGCACCATGTACTCGGGCAGCCGCTCCTTGAGGAACGTGCGCAGGGCCGTGGCGTCCGCCGCGGCTTCCGTGCCCGTGGGGACCAGGTACGCCACGAGGCGCTTGTCGCCCGGAGCGTCCTCTCGCACCACCACCACCGTGTCGGCCACGCCCGGGTGAGCGCGCAGGGCGGACTCGACTTCTCCCAGCTCGATGCGGAAGCCGCGCACCTTCACCTGGAAGTCGATGCGGCCGAGGAAGTCCAGCGTGCCATTCGCGCGCCGGCGCACCCGGTCTCCCGTCCTGTACATGCGGGCGCCCGACCCGGCGTGGAACGGGTCCAGCATGAAGCGCTCGGACGTCAGCTCCGGGCGGTCCAGGTAGCCGCGCACCACGCCCTCGCCAGCGATGAACAGCTCACCGGGCACGCCCACCGGCACCGGCAGCAGGTGCTCGTCCAGGACGTAGAGCCGCGTGTTGGCGATGGGCCGACCGATGGAGACGGTGGCCGGCAAGTCGTCGCACATCACCGTGTACGTGGACGACCAGACCGTCGTCTCCGTCGGGCCGTACATGTTGGTGAGCGCCGCCGAGGGCAGGGCGGAGCGGAGCTGGCGCGCCAGCGAGCCGGGCAGCGCCTCGCCGCCGACGAGCAGGTGCTCCAGCGCGCCCAGGCCCGCCACCGTCTCCGGCGCCAGCACCAGCGAGCGCGCGAAGGACGGCGTGCACTGCAAGTGCGTCACGGCGTGGCGCCCCAGCAACTCCGGCAGCGTCGGAGCCGAGCCCATGCGTGCCGCCGCGTGCTCGTCATGCAGCACCACCTGGTAGCCGCGGCACAGCGTCCAGAGCAGCTCGAGGACGTGGATGTCGAAGGAGATGCTGGTGACGGCCAGCCACACGCCCGGCGTGCTGCTGCCCAGCAGCGCGTCCATGCCCGTGAAGAAGTTGGACACGGTGCGGTGGGGAACCACGACACCCTTGGGCCGCCCCGTGCTGCCGGACGTGTAGATGACGTAGGCGGCGTCATCCGGCGAAGCCTTCACGGTGTTGGTCCTGGCGCGCGAGCGGCTGGCGTCATCCTTCGGCCCGTCGAGGTGCACCACATGCCCGCCGTAGCCGGCGAAGGTGCCCGACAGGTGGTGCTGCGTGAGGAGCACCGTAGCTCCCGAGTCCTCCAGCATCAGCGCCAGGCGCTCCGCCGGGTACACCGGGTCCAGGGGCAGGTAGGCGCCGCCCGCTTCGAGGATCGCGAGCATGGCGACGACCATGTCCACGGAGCGCTCGACGGACACGCCGACCCGCACATCCGGGCCCACACCGAGCGTCCGCAGCCGCCGGGCCAGGCGATCCACCTTCTGGCGCAAGCCGGCGTACGTCACCCTCGACTCGCCGGACATCAGCGCCACCGCGCGGGGCGTGCGCTCCGCCTGCGCCGCGAACAGCTCGTGGATGCAGGACTCGCGGGCGTACTCCGTCTCCGTTGCGTTCCAGTCCATCAGGACCTGACGGCGCTCCGTCTCGCCCAGGAGGGCCAGCTCGGACACGCGCTGCCCCGGGTCTCCGGCCAGCCCCTCCAGCAGCTTCTGGAAGTGTCCGGCCATGCGGTGGATGGTGGCGGCCTCGAAGAGGTCCACGTCGTAGTTGAAGCCGGCCTCCAGCCCGTCCGCCGTCTCCTGCATGGCGACGGAGAGGTCGAACTTCGACGTGCCGTTGTCGAGCGTCCGCTGGCTCACCGACACCCCCGGCAGCGCGGACTCGCCCATGGGGGCGTTCTGGAGGACGAACATCACCTGGAAGAGCGGCTGGCGGGACAGGTCGCGCGTGGGCTCAAGCTCCTCGACCAGCTTCTCGAAGGGGATGTCCTGGTGCGCGTAGGCGCCCAGGGTGGACTCCTTCACGCGAGACAGCAGCTCACGGAAGGTCGGCGCGCCCTCCAGGCTGGTGCGCAGCACCAGCGTGTTGATGAACATGCCGAGCAGCGGCTCCAGCTCCTGCGTGCGGCGGCCCGCGATGGGCGTGCCGACCGCCAGGTCCTTCTGGCCGGAGTAGCGGCTGAGCAGCGCCTGGAAGCCCGCGAGCAGCACCATGAACAGCGTGGCGCCCTCCTGGCGGCCCAGGGCGCGGAGCGAGTCGCTGAGCTCCCGAGGCAGCTTGAACTCCACCGTGGCGCCCTGCTGGCGGCGCACGGCGGGACGGGGGAAGTCGGTGGGAAGCTCCAGCGGCTCCAGGCCGGCGAGCTGCTGGCGCCACCAGGAGCGCTGCGCGTCGAGCACCTCGCCCTGGAGCCAGCCGCGTTGCCACACGGCGTAGTCCGCGTACTGCAGCGGCAGCGTGGGCAGCGGCGACGGCTGGCCCTCCTTGAAGGCCGCGTAGAGCGCGCCCAGCTCGCGCACCAGCACGCCCACGGACCAGCCGTCCGAGACGATGTGGTGCATGTTGAGCAGGAGCACATGCTCGCTGGCGCCCAGCTTCAGCAGCGAGGCCCGGAGCAGCGGACCGTCCGTGAGGGAGAACGGCTGGCGTGCTTCGTCCTGGCCGCGGCGCTGCACCTCGGCGCGAGCCTCCGCGTCCGGCAGGGAGGACAGGTCCTCCAGCGGCAGCGTGAAGCGGGCGGGCGGGTGGATGACCTGGACGGGCTGTCCGTCCGCGCCCATGGCGAAGGTGGTGCGGAGCACCTCATGGCGGTGCACCACCGTCTCGAACGCGCGGCGCAGCGCTTCGACGTCCACCGTGCCGGAGAGGCCCAGCGCCACCGGGATGTTGTAGGTCGCATCACCGGGGAGGAGCTGCTCCAGGACCCAGAGGCGCTGCTGCGCGAAGGACAGCGGGAGCGGCTGCTCGCGCGAGGTCTCCACCAGCGGCGGGAGCTGCGGGCCCTTCGTCAGGCCCAGGGCCTCGATGCGCTCCGCGAGCTGACCGGCCGTGCTGGCCTCGAAGAGGGCACGGAGGGGCAGCTCGACGCCCAGGCTGGCGCGGATGCGGGACACCACGCGCGTGGCCAGCAGGGAGTGCCCGCCGAGCGCGAAGAAGTCGTCGTTGAGCCCCACGGCGGGCAGGCCCAGCACCTCCGCGAACGCATCGGCCAGGAGCTGCTGGACGGGCGTGTGGGCGGCATTGCCGGCCTCGGTGGCGGTGCCGGCCTGCGTGGTGGTCGGCGCGGGCAGCGCCTTGCGGTCCACCTTGCCGTTCGGCGACAGGGGCAGCGCGTCCAGGACCACGAGGGCCGAGGGCACCATGTGTTCCGGCAGCTTCTGCTGGAGGAAGGTCCGGATGGAGGCGGTCAGCGCCGCGGGCTCTCCACCGTGTGCCGTCGCCGCCGCGACTACGTACCCGACGAGGCGCTTGTCACCCGGGGAGTCCTCGCGTGCAACCACCACCGCCTCGCGGACGCCCTCGTGCTGGCAGAGGACGGTCTCCACCTCTCCCGGCTCCACGCGGAAGCCACGCACCTTCACCTGGAAGTCGACGCGGCCGAGGTACTCCAGCGTGCCGTCCTCCTTCCAGCGCACGCGGTCTCCGGTGCGGTACATGCGCTCGCCGTCCGCGGAGTGGAACGGGTCATCGAGGAAGCGCTCGGCGGTCAGGTCCGGGCGGCCCAGGTAGCCTCGGGCCACGCCGGCGCCGCCGATGAACAGCTCTCCGGGGACGCCCACCGGCACCGGCTGCCGCTGCTCGTCCAGGACGTAGAGCCGCGTGTTGCCAATGGGGCGGCCGATGGTGGCCGGCCCGTCCGCCCGGCGCAGGGCGTAGGTGGAGTACGTCGTCGTCTCGGACGGACCGTAGAGGTCGTAGACCTTCCACACGCCGGGCTGCGCGTAGAGCTGGCGCACCAGGGACGTGGGCAGCGGCTCGCCGGCCAGGTTCACCACGCGGACGCTCTCGGGCAGCGGGCCCGAGCGCAGCAGCTCCGCCATGACGGACGGCACCGTGTTCACCAGCGTGACGCGGTTGGCCGCAGGCAGCGTGTGCAGGGCCAGGGCGTTCTCCGCCATCACCACCGTGCCACCCGTGGTCAGCGGGAGGAACAGCTCGAAGACGGAGAGGTCGAAGTTGATGGACGTCGCGGCCAGCGTGCCGGTGAGCACCTCGGGCGGGAACACCGTGCGGGCCCAGGCCAGGAAGGCCACCGCGTTGCGGTGCTCAATCGCCACGGCCTTGGGCCGGCCCGTCGAGCCCGACGTGTAGATGAGGTACGCGAGCTGGTGGCTGGAGACGACCGGCAGCGCGGCGGACGGCACGGCCAGGCCGGAGCCCACCTCGTCCGAGTCCACACAGAGCACCCGCGCGGAGTGCTCCGGCAGGACGGACGCGAGCGACGCGCGGGTCAGCAGGAGCCGGGCCCCCGAGTCCTCCAGGATGAAGCCCAGCCGCTGGCGCGGGTAGGCCGGATCCAGCGGAACGTACAGGCCGCCCGCCTTGAGGATGGCCAGGAGCGAGACGACGAGGTCGATTCCGCGCTCCAGGCACACGCCCACCGGCGTCTCCGCACCCACGCCGAGCACGGCCAGCACTCCGGCGAGGTGGGTGGCGCGCTGCTCGAGCTGCGCGAAGGTGAGCGACTCCTCTCCGGAGATGAGGGCGACGGCGTCCGGCGTGCGCGCGGCCTGCTGCTCGAAGAGGGAGGCGAGCGAGGCGTCGCGCGGATGCTCCAGGTCCGTGGCGTTCCAGTCGACGAGGACGCGCTGGCGCTCCTCGGCGCTCATCATCGTCACGTCCGCGAGCGTTTGCGTGGTGGGGGCCACCAGGGACACGAGTGCGCGGCCCCACTGCTCCAGGACGCGCTGGAGGCTCTCGCGCTCGAAGCGCGGCTCCTCGTAGGTGAGCTGCAGCTTCGTGGTGCGGCCCGGGAGCACGGTGGCGGTGAGGGGGTAGTGCGTGTGGTCTCCGCCCTCCACGTCCTTCAGCGACATGGCGCTGGTGCGCTGCTCCATCGACTCGTCGATGGGGTAGTTCTCGAAGACCAGCAGGGACTCGAACAGCGTGGTGCCACGTGGCACGGAGGACAGCGTCTGGACGTGGACGAGCGGGGTGTGCTCGTGGTT
Proteins encoded in this region:
- a CDS encoding MFS transporter, translating into MTSSTQTAVPSSARAFGLTWLGQVASLIGSGVTHFALGIEIYKRSGSVTQFSLLTFFYLLPMALLSPLAGTLVDRWDRRKVMLLSDLGSGVATLCIFGLLQASNAGMWTLEPWHFYGPIILGALFSAFRWPAFQASTTLMVPKQHLARANGFVELASGVGQLVSPVLAGVLLLKVGLEGIVLMDLATFAFSMVTLLMVRFPKPPVSAEGAAARGSLWKEMGLGWSFIRSRPGLFGLMWTLAMVNVAMGMVMVLITPLILSFTDAATLGRVMSVSGLGMLFGGIAMGVWGGPKRRIQGVLGFVLLAGLPLMLAVLQPRPWLVGLAAALFLFNVPILSSCAQTLWQQKVPPDVQGRVFSLRRMVNLLGAPVASLLAGVLSDAFFEPWMAPGGALANTVGRVVGTGTGRGIALLLASLGVVLVVQAIAAWQNPHIRNLEDELPDAESQPTSAVVPPTAQPAS